A single window of Tepidamorphus gemmatus DNA harbors:
- a CDS encoding ABC transporter ATP-binding protein — MTLVLDRVSKRVGEETHICDVSLTFERGSLNVLLGPTLSGKTSLMRLMAGLDVPTQGRVLVDGVDVTGMSVRKRSVAMVYQQFINYPTLSVYENIASPLRVAKVPATELDRRVREAAHLLKLDALLDRKPLELSGGQQQRTALARAIVKHADLLLLDEPLANLDYKLREELREELPRLFAETGAILVYATTEPSEALLLGGNTATLDQGRVVQFGPTIEVYRRPVSLVSAQRFSDPPMNTAPVHKSGAWFRSVDGLTLPALGEAAGLPDGDYTIGFRTNHLYLNRPAQDAVALTAIVAITEITGSESFVHVDFGSSRWVALAHGVHELDIGQPVELFLDPHRIFVFAPDGSLAAAAAIRQAA, encoded by the coding sequence ATGACGCTCGTGCTCGACAGGGTCAGCAAGCGCGTCGGCGAGGAGACCCATATCTGCGACGTGAGCCTGACATTCGAGCGGGGCAGCCTCAACGTGCTGCTTGGTCCGACGCTGTCCGGCAAGACCTCGCTGATGCGGCTGATGGCCGGTCTCGATGTGCCGACGCAGGGCCGGGTGCTGGTCGACGGCGTCGACGTTACCGGCATGTCGGTGCGCAAGCGTTCGGTGGCGATGGTCTACCAGCAGTTCATCAACTACCCGACCCTCAGTGTGTACGAGAACATCGCCTCGCCGCTGCGCGTGGCGAAGGTTCCCGCAACCGAGCTCGACCGACGGGTACGGGAAGCCGCGCATCTCCTCAAGCTCGACGCCCTGCTCGACCGCAAGCCGCTGGAGCTTTCGGGCGGCCAGCAGCAACGCACCGCGCTGGCACGGGCAATCGTCAAGCATGCCGATCTGCTGTTGCTCGACGAGCCCTTGGCCAATCTCGACTACAAGCTCCGCGAGGAGCTGCGCGAGGAGCTGCCGCGGCTGTTCGCCGAGACCGGCGCGATCCTCGTCTATGCCACCACCGAACCGTCCGAGGCCCTGCTGCTCGGCGGCAACACGGCGACCCTCGATCAGGGGCGCGTGGTGCAGTTCGGGCCAACCATCGAGGTCTACCGTCGCCCGGTCAGCCTCGTCTCGGCGCAGCGCTTTTCCGATCCGCCGATGAACACGGCGCCGGTGCACAAGTCGGGCGCGTGGTTCCGCTCCGTCGACGGTCTCACGCTGCCTGCCCTCGGCGAGGCGGCGGGGCTGCCGGACGGTGACTACACGATCGGCTTCCGCACCAATCATCTCTATCTGAACCGTCCGGCGCAGGACGCCGTGGCGCTGACCGCAATCGTGGCGATCACCGAGATCACCGGCTCGGAAAGCTTCGTCCACGTCGATTTCGGATCGTCGCGATGGGTGGCGCTTGCCCACGGCGTGCACGAACTCGACATCGGCCAGCCGGTGGAACTGTTCCTCGATCCGCACCGCATCTTCGTGTTCGCCCCCGACGGCAGCCTGGCGGCGGCTGC
- a CDS encoding DeoR/GlpR family DNA-binding transcription regulator, with protein MLIPRQKSILELARQVGRVTVEDLAARFEVTPQTIRKDLNDLCDKRLLTRVHGGAILSSGVQNVGYDARRMMAMEAKAAIGQATAALIPDSASLFINIGTTTEAVARAMLQHDGLMVITNNLNVASLMRGYSQIEVVIAGGVVRHADGGIVGEAAVDFIRQFKVDFAVIGVSAIDADGALLDFDYREVRVAQAIISNARHVILVSDATKFERSAPVRIGHLSQVQTFVTDVCRPAAIRRICAEANVRLIETGDPAATT; from the coding sequence ATGCTGATCCCCCGGCAGAAGAGCATCCTCGAGCTTGCCCGCCAGGTCGGACGCGTCACCGTCGAGGACCTCGCGGCACGTTTCGAGGTCACTCCGCAAACCATCCGCAAGGACCTCAACGACCTGTGCGACAAACGCCTGCTGACGCGGGTGCACGGCGGCGCGATCCTGTCGTCGGGTGTCCAGAACGTCGGCTACGACGCCAGGCGAATGATGGCGATGGAAGCGAAGGCGGCGATCGGCCAGGCCACGGCTGCCCTGATCCCGGATTCGGCCTCGCTGTTCATCAATATCGGCACCACCACCGAGGCGGTTGCCCGCGCCATGTTGCAGCACGACGGCCTGATGGTCATCACCAACAACCTCAATGTCGCCAGCCTGATGCGCGGCTACAGCCAGATCGAGGTGGTGATCGCCGGCGGGGTCGTGCGGCACGCCGACGGGGGCATTGTCGGTGAGGCGGCGGTGGACTTCATCCGCCAGTTCAAGGTGGATTTCGCGGTGATCGGCGTCTCGGCGATCGACGCGGACGGAGCACTGCTCGACTTCGACTACCGCGAGGTGCGGGTTGCCCAGGCGATCATCTCCAATGCCCGGCACGTCATCCTCGTCTCCGACGCGACCAAGTTCGAGCGTTCCGCTCCGGTGCGCATCGGGCACCTGTCCCAGGTGCAGACCTTCGTCACCGATGTCTGCCGGCCCGCCGCGATCCGACGGATATGCGCCGAAGCGAATGTGAGGCTGATCGAAACCGGCGATCCGGCCGCCACCACGTAA
- the glpD gene encoding glycerol-3-phosphate dehydrogenase, translated as MGSAVADTPYDIAVIGGGINGCGIARDAAGRGLSVFLAEKGDLAGATSSASTKLIHGGLRYLEYFEFRLVRESLVEREVLLQAAPHIIWPLRFVLPHHAGLRPAWLIRLGLFLYDHLGGRRILPPARTLDLAASPAGQPLKPHFRRGFEYSDCWVEDSRLVVLNAVDAAERGAVIRTRCEVMRAARDGQTWLIDLQDHLTGTTDRIRARALVNASGPWVAIVGQQRLAARPDARVRLVKGSHIITRRLFDHDRAYIFQNADGRIVFAIPYENDFTLIGTTDLDYAGDPGAARITPEETRYLCAAASEYFRDPVRESDVIASFAGVRPLYDDGASAAQAATRDYVLKLDGADRARPPLLTVYGGKITTYRRLAEAALAKLGGWFPKMGGSWTHDATLPGGDFPVDGFEAEVAALRRRCPSCSGEQARRLVRAYGTRAASIVEGVREPADWGRDFGAGLTEREVRYLIAREWAMTAEDVLWRRSKLALRIDAEGVAELEAFMGANVPRAAATAA; from the coding sequence ATGGGGAGTGCGGTGGCGGATACGCCCTACGACATCGCCGTCATCGGCGGAGGGATCAATGGCTGCGGCATCGCCCGCGATGCTGCCGGCCGCGGCCTGTCGGTATTCCTCGCCGAGAAGGGCGACCTGGCCGGTGCCACCTCGTCGGCCTCGACCAAGCTGATTCATGGCGGCCTGCGCTATCTCGAATACTTCGAGTTCCGCCTGGTGCGGGAATCGCTGGTGGAGCGCGAGGTGCTGCTGCAGGCCGCGCCGCACATCATCTGGCCGCTGCGATTCGTGCTGCCGCATCACGCGGGTCTGCGACCCGCCTGGCTGATCCGCCTCGGCCTGTTCCTCTATGATCATCTCGGCGGACGGCGGATCCTGCCGCCGGCGCGCACGCTCGACCTGGCCGCCAGCCCCGCCGGCCAGCCGCTCAAGCCGCACTTCCGGCGCGGATTCGAGTATTCCGACTGCTGGGTTGAGGATTCCCGGCTGGTCGTCCTGAACGCGGTCGACGCGGCCGAACGCGGTGCCGTCATCCGGACCCGCTGCGAGGTGATGCGGGCGGCGCGCGACGGGCAGACATGGCTGATCGACCTGCAGGATCACCTGACGGGGACCACCGACCGCATCCGCGCGCGCGCCCTCGTCAACGCCAGCGGCCCCTGGGTCGCGATCGTCGGCCAGCAGCGGCTCGCCGCACGACCGGATGCCAGGGTGCGACTGGTCAAGGGCAGCCATATCATCACGCGCCGGCTGTTCGACCACGACCGCGCCTACATCTTCCAGAACGCCGACGGGCGAATCGTCTTCGCCATTCCCTACGAAAACGACTTCACGCTGATCGGCACCACCGATCTCGACTATGCAGGCGATCCGGGCGCCGCGCGGATCACGCCCGAGGAAACCCGCTATCTGTGCGCCGCCGCCAGCGAGTATTTCCGCGACCCGGTCAGGGAGAGCGACGTCATCGCCTCGTTTGCCGGCGTGCGGCCGCTCTATGACGACGGCGCCAGCGCGGCGCAGGCGGCGACGCGCGACTATGTGCTGAAGCTCGACGGGGCGGATCGGGCGAGGCCGCCCCTGCTCACCGTCTACGGCGGCAAGATCACCACCTACCGACGGCTCGCCGAGGCCGCACTGGCAAAGCTCGGTGGCTGGTTCCCGAAGATGGGCGGAAGCTGGACCCACGATGCGACGCTGCCCGGCGGTGACTTCCCCGTCGATGGCTTCGAGGCCGAGGTGGCGGCCCTGCGGCGACGCTGCCCGAGCTGCAGCGGCGAACAGGCGCGGCGGCTGGTGCGCGCCTACGGGACGCGGGCGGCCTCGATTGTCGAGGGGGTGCGCGAGCCGGCCGACTGGGGCCGGGATTTCGGCGCGGGCCTCACCGAGCGCGAGGTCCGCTACCTCATCGCGCGCGAATGGGCGATGACCGCCGAGGACGTGCTGTGGCGCCGCTCCAAGCTGGCGCTCAGGATCGATGCGGAGGGCGTCGCCGAACTCGAGGCGTTCATGGGCGCCAACGTGCCGCGCGCGGCGGCGACGGCAGCGTGA
- a CDS encoding xanthine dehydrogenase family protein molybdopterin-binding subunit — protein MKFGIGAPIRRKEDPAFVSGRGRYLADHTPADTLWAVFVRSPVAHARFTIGGLDAVRAMPGVELVLSADDVADLGPLPCVGMVANADGTTSPVPRYPVLAEDVVRHVGEPVAMVVATSIAAARDAAEALDIDWDERPAVTDAAAALADGAPQIWPEAPGNVAFDSMVGDPEAVETAFAKADRIVTLDLVNNRLVTNYLETRGAIGRFDPTSRRYHLICGSQGPSVIQRLLAQAVFNRPREDFHVVTPDTGGGFGTKIFIYREYPLVLVAAERTGRPVTWIADRTEHFLADYHGRDNVSHAELALDGKGRFLALKVDTIANMGAYLGQVGPFVPVNGAAMIPGVYRIPAACARVRGAYTNTVPVDAYRGAGRPEAAYLIERLVDKAALETGLRPDVIRRRNFITPSQMPWTTPTDRTYDTGEFDGHMRRAMEVADWAGFKSRLRDSRRRGMVRGIGLATYIEACSGGGPEAATLSLDADGGITVLSGTQSTGQGHVTAYAQIVAERLGIDPARVRVIQGDTDLIPHGSFTGGSRSIPVGGAAVSQAAIKLGERLKAIAADMLEAASEDLEFGDGGIRIAGTDRQVSFAEIAAKAAESGETLSERDSWKPPEATYPNGTHVVEVEIDPATGRIRFPRYTVVDDFGAVVNPLLLAGQVHGGIAQGLGQAVLERTVYDASGQLLTASLQDYALPRADDLPEFAFETRNVPCATNILGLKGAGEAGAIGATPAVVNAIVDALHRAVGITHVDMPITPEKLWRLLNGREAA, from the coding sequence ATGAAATTCGGCATCGGCGCGCCAATCCGGCGCAAGGAAGATCCCGCCTTTGTGTCCGGCCGTGGCCGGTACCTGGCGGACCATACGCCTGCTGACACGCTCTGGGCGGTCTTCGTGCGCAGTCCCGTCGCCCATGCCCGTTTCACGATCGGCGGCCTCGACGCCGTGCGTGCCATGCCGGGCGTCGAGCTCGTCCTGAGCGCCGATGACGTCGCGGATCTCGGACCCTTGCCCTGCGTCGGCATGGTGGCCAACGCCGATGGCACCACCTCGCCGGTGCCGCGCTACCCGGTTCTCGCCGAGGACGTCGTCCGGCATGTCGGCGAGCCCGTGGCGATGGTCGTCGCCACGAGCATCGCCGCTGCCCGCGACGCTGCCGAGGCGCTCGACATCGACTGGGACGAGCGTCCGGCCGTGACCGACGCCGCCGCCGCGCTGGCCGACGGCGCCCCGCAGATCTGGCCCGAGGCACCGGGCAACGTCGCCTTCGACTCGATGGTGGGTGATCCCGAGGCGGTCGAGACGGCTTTCGCCAAGGCCGACAGGATCGTGACGCTCGATCTCGTCAACAACCGGCTGGTCACCAACTATCTGGAGACGCGCGGCGCCATCGGCCGGTTCGATCCCACGAGCCGGCGCTACCATCTGATTTGCGGCTCGCAGGGTCCGAGCGTCATCCAGCGGCTGCTGGCACAGGCAGTCTTCAACCGGCCGCGGGAGGATTTTCACGTCGTAACGCCCGACACGGGCGGCGGCTTCGGCACGAAGATCTTCATCTACCGCGAGTATCCGCTGGTGCTGGTTGCCGCCGAAAGGACCGGCCGGCCGGTGACCTGGATCGCCGACCGCACCGAGCACTTCCTGGCCGATTACCACGGGCGCGACAATGTCAGCCATGCCGAACTCGCGCTCGACGGAAAGGGTCGCTTCCTCGCCCTGAAGGTCGACACCATCGCCAACATGGGGGCCTATCTCGGTCAGGTCGGTCCGTTCGTGCCGGTCAACGGCGCGGCGATGATTCCCGGCGTCTACAGGATCCCGGCCGCCTGCGCGCGGGTGCGCGGGGCCTACACCAACACCGTCCCGGTCGATGCCTATCGCGGCGCCGGACGGCCCGAGGCGGCCTATCTGATCGAGCGTCTGGTGGACAAGGCGGCGCTCGAGACCGGCTTGCGGCCGGACGTCATCCGGCGCCGCAACTTCATCACGCCCTCGCAGATGCCGTGGACCACGCCGACCGACCGCACCTACGACACCGGCGAGTTCGACGGCCACATGCGCCGCGCCATGGAGGTGGCCGACTGGGCCGGCTTCAAGTCGCGCCTGCGCGACAGCCGCAGGCGCGGCATGGTGCGCGGCATCGGCCTTGCAACCTATATCGAGGCGTGCTCCGGCGGCGGGCCCGAAGCCGCGACGCTGTCTCTCGACGCCGACGGCGGCATCACCGTCCTGTCCGGCACCCAATCGACCGGCCAGGGCCACGTGACGGCCTACGCGCAGATCGTCGCCGAGCGGCTCGGCATCGACCCTGCGCGCGTGCGTGTCATCCAGGGCGACACCGACCTCATCCCGCACGGTTCCTTCACCGGCGGCTCCCGGTCGATCCCCGTTGGCGGCGCCGCCGTTTCGCAGGCCGCGATCAAGCTCGGCGAGCGGCTGAAGGCGATTGCCGCGGACATGCTGGAAGCGGCGAGCGAGGACCTCGAATTCGGCGACGGAGGGATCCGCATCGCCGGCACCGACCGGCAGGTCAGCTTCGCCGAGATCGCCGCCAAGGCCGCCGAATCGGGCGAAACGCTCAGCGAGCGTGACTCCTGGAAGCCGCCGGAGGCGACCTACCCCAACGGCACCCACGTGGTCGAGGTGGAGATCGACCCGGCGACCGGCCGTATCCGCTTTCCCCGCTATACGGTCGTCGACGACTTCGGCGCGGTGGTCAATCCGCTGCTGCTGGCCGGCCAGGTGCACGGCGGCATTGCCCAGGGGCTCGGCCAGGCGGTACTGGAGCGCACCGTCTATGACGCTTCGGGCCAGCTCCTGACCGCCAGTCTGCAGGACTATGCGCTGCCGCGCGCCGACGACCTGCCGGAGTTCGCCTTCGAAACCCGCAACGTTCCCTGTGCGACCAACATCCTCGGCCTGAAGGGCGCGGGCGAGGCCGGCGCCATCGGCGCGACCCCGGCCGTGGTCAACGCGATCGTCGACGCGCTCCACCGCGCGGTCGGGATCACCCATGTCGACATGCCGATCACGCCGGAGAAGCTGTGGCGCCTGCTGAACGGCAGGGAGGCGGCCTGA